One window from the genome of Hemitrygon akajei chromosome 4, sHemAka1.3, whole genome shotgun sequence encodes:
- the LOC140725867 gene encoding up-regulator of cell proliferation-like, with protein sequence MTNILPAGNNGSENLTSPQIVKDLGLQDHYPHKLSLQTVREVSQDKLDDSKPTRTEDLPWRFLQRILSANSLARNPDWPPDLSSKGEGNNHEDFSDVLEVTASVVSGMNPLDIIAAIFLCADHSLQQELMLKMSLCQFALPFLMPDTHSHPMDKVRGPTEGPGATLLLWAMRPIVKTWCPHSLTDSSPMVEVPIVTAAMPTVSFLRLGRCTVSKSRILNLTLSQAQLQQNIFLHSEMKCGNVPRRISDGMAEISWYLPSGKSNTDIFPEAAAFINLRGDAETFQGNARFLAKVSAALFIFIDVISEKEREFLTSLTQSPAKLFLIFNTHINQQHITREQVKNLFKDLKLKPQQCILRANVNEAKLVEKLRSQIKQVILMRDRDQTLLSLEKMADIAMESGIEVDERQPEIQRAKELTKILDRLDSGDITGYKRRVLPFHGEPWQGLSKVEKEKSRMKLRGDRTTEVYNHELDREKNRIREAQLRESLSEEMRLFIEHLTRHGGVDRAISLQWLKLELDSKSQEIMAGLRRIYKELCKDSKQKVKELKELDQKMSDSSLGLEHFMRELGQVYELSVTRHNVTRRTQIHPEVSQFPRVAAELLLEGFPLELIDGDVSNVPIPWITAVLTEVADKVRRACRVFVLTVIGVQSTGKSTLLNTMFCLRFAVSSGRCTRGAYMQLIKVTGSLAEELGCEFILVIDTEGLRAPELATLTDSYEHDNELATFVVGLSNFTLVNIGMENLSEMKDILQIVVHSLIRMRETGKRPKCVFVHQNVGDVSVHDQNLRGRQKLLEQLDKMTEAAAKLEKVDRVTFRDVMDYDADKDNWYIPGLWHGTPPMAAVNTGYSEHVSQLKKNLIQCLIQQSRCQGAFTIPDFIKWMAGLWEQVKHENFIFSFQNSLVAEAYNHLSMKYKDWEWELRKFTHPWGNEAENRISNARGDLTELLRNLEREMRTEMNKREGDTLDKLQALYESGADNMHLMEKYREEFKLSISSLYSRLQHDSMQRCKDAVNRRVGLQGVDDICNNFQEKIGEQVKELLWKCKAANQELGQQELKNQFDKMWEDTLSQLEYQPCRERNIEQEIEDVLREETKPQGRVINERLKGKNLCELGTQYFQIEVKHINASYWRWGTSKLIPSRLKSDLNQAAMITKLIEDECRHWITDITKKDMDYDNKYCIDLLNMIGGKVDNISHQYVSMSEVFKAEFKLHLCGYAAPRFQEMHRRFIDKHDPRKRLENMKSKYFDLFMDIYREQDENLRQTERFARYCFLPALRDATLKTLSVNIVDDMKKHDPERKYSLRNNFTVALLVHLKQTHQFDEYLRYIRDFENFAKDWLHQQVIKHCETERDGESIFTRLAKEILTEITGQAKDIVQDAVKQNFAGNAQSFLNTFVEKLNTRISMPKDEMKLILFQSGSDGKKCAEAILPCIEEVEQKLLREVKGWDVKAKIEELSMKPREELFKGLFNCTKKCPFCGVFCDSETPVHSQHSSKQHRPRGLNRCQLIDSERLAMGICTASVTSDRSFQNKDTNWEFHPYKDYRTVNDYYKSWIIQREISAQAASYWKKVFYIFNQQFADEYGAKPAEIDGSWNIDWEVVREEMDKTYNTTIQSW encoded by the coding sequence ATGACGAACATTTTACCAGCTGGAAATAATGGGTCTGAAAATCTCACCTCCCCTCAAATTGTAAAGGATTTGGGATTACAGGATCATTATCCTCACAAACTGTCTCTTCAGACCGTGCGGGAGGTGTCCCAGGATAAACTGGATGACAGCAAACCAACTCGAACAGAAGATCTTCCCTGGCGATTTCTCCAAAGGATCCTCTCAGCCAATTCACTGGCGAGGAATCCCGACTGGCCACCTGATCTGTCCTCCAAAGGAGAAGGCAATAACCATGAAGACTTCAGTGATGTCCTTGAAGTTACAGCATCAGTGGTTTCTGGGATGAATCCTCTGGATATCATTGCTGCCATTTTCCTCTGTGCTGACCACTCTCTCCAGCAGGAACTGATGCTGAAGATGTCTCTGTGCCAGTTTGCATTACCCTTTCTGAtgccagacacacacagtcacccCATGGACAAGGTGAGGGGACCCACAGAAGGGCCTGGTGCCACCCTTCTCCTCTGGGCCATGAGGCCCATTGTTAAAACATGGTGCCCACATTCTCTGACAGACAGCAGTCCCATGGTGGAGGTGCCCATCGTGACAGCAGCCATGCCAACGGTGTCCTTCCTCAGACTGGGAAGGTGCACAGTGTCCAAATCCCGAATCCTCAATCTCACCCTGAGTCAGGCACAGCTGCAGCAGAACATCTTCCTGCACTCCGAGATGAAATGTGGGAATGTGCCCCGCAGGATATCCGATGGAATGGCTGAGATCAGCTGGTATCTCCCTTCTGGGAAGAGTAACACGGATATTTTCCCAGAGGCTGCTGCATTCATTAACCTCCGAGGCGATGCTGAAACTTTCCAGGGAAACGCTCGGTTTCTGGCAAAAGTATCTGCTGCTCTCTTTATTTTCATTGACGTTATCAGTGAGAAGGAACGAGAATTCCTCACCTCTCTCACACAGTCACCAGCAAAACTCTTTCTCATATTCAACACCCACATCAATCAGCAACACATAACCCGTGAGCAGGTGAAGAATCTGTTCAAAGATCTAAAGTTAAAACCTCAACAATGCATTCTTCGGGCAAATGTAAATGAGGCTAAACTTGTGGAAAAGCTCCGTTCTCAGATCAAACAAGTAATTCtaatgagggacagggaccagACCTTGCTGAGCCTGGAGAAAATGGCTGACATTGCGATGGAAAGTGGGATTGAGGTCGATGAACGTCAACCTGAAATACAACGAGCCAAGGAACTGACCAAAATACTGGACAGACTTGACTCAGGAGACATTACTGGGTATAAAAGGAGAGTGTTGCCCTTTCATGGAGAGCCCTGGCAAGGGTTGTCTAAAGTTGAAAAAGAGAAATCTCGGATGAAACTCCGTGGGGATAGAACCACAGAAGTGTATAACCACGAACTGGACCGGGAGAAGAACAGAATCCGGGAAGCTCAGCTCAGAGAGAGTCTGTCGGAAGAGATGCGGCTGTTCATTGAACACCTCACCCGTCATGGTGGGGTTGACAGAGCCATTTCACTACAGTGGCTGAAGCTGGAACTGGACAGTAAATCACAGGAAATTATGGCAGGATTGCGTAGAATTTATAAAGAACTGTGCAAAGACTCAAAGCAGAAGGTGAAGGAACTGAAGGAATTGGATCAGAAGATGTCTGATAGTTCCCTGGGACTCGAGCATTTCATGAGGGAACTTGGCCAGGTTTATGAACTTTCAGTGACTCGACACAACGTCACCCGAAGGACACAGATCCACCCAGAGGTGTCGCAGTTCCCACGTGTTGCTGCTGAACTGTTGCTGGAAGGGTTCCCACTGGAACTCATCGATGGAGACGTTTCCAACGTTCCCATTCCATGGATCACTGCCGTACTCACAGAAGTGGCCGACAAAGTGAGAAGAGCTTGCCGAGTGTTTGTGCTGACAGTGATTGGAGTTCAGAGCACGGGCAAGTCCACACTCCTCAACACAATGTTCTGTTTGCGGTTTGCTGTGAGCAGCGGCCGATGTACTCGAGGGGCCTACATGCAGTTGATCAAAGTCACAGGGAGCCTGGCCGAGGAGCTGGGCTGTGAGTTCATCCTGGTCATTGACACAGAGGGGCTGAGAGCCCCAGAACTCGCAACACTGACAGACAGCTACGAGCACGACAATGAGCTGGCAACGTTCGTGGTTGGATTAAGCAACTTCACTTTGGTAAACATCGGGATGGAAAATCTGTCAGAGATGAAAGATATTTTACAGATTGTTGTTCATTCCTTAATCCGCATGAGGGAGACAGGAAAAAGGCCAAAGTGTGTATTTGTTCACCAGAACGTCGGCGATGTGAGTGTGCACGATCAGAATCTGAGAGGCCGTCAGAAACTCCTGGAGCAGCTGGATAAGATGACAGAGGCTGCAGCAAAGCTGGAGAAGGTAGACCGAGTAACGTTCCGGGATGTGATGGACTATGATGCTGACAAGGACAACTGGTACATCCCTGGTCTGTGGCATGGTACACCCCCAATGGCTGCAGTCAACACCGGCTACAGTGAACACGTCTCCCAACTGAAGAAGAACCTAATTCAGTGTCTAATCCAACAGAGCCGATGCCAAGGAGCTTTCACTATCCCGGACTTTATCAAATGGATGGCTGGGCTTTGGGAGCAGGTGAAACACGAAAATTTCATTTTTAGCTTCCAGAACAGTCTGGTCGCAGAGGCTTACAACCACCTCTCCATGAAGTACAAGGACTGGGAGTGGGAACTCCGCAAATTCACTCACCCCTGGGGAAATGAGGCTGAAAACAGAATCAGCAATGCCAGGGGAGATCTCACCGAACTGCTCCGTAATCTGGAGAGGGAGATGAGGACAGAGATGAACAAAAGGGAGGGTGACACTTTGGATAAACTACAAGCTCTGTATGAAAGTGGGGCTGATAACATGCatctgatggagaaatacagaGAGGAATTTAAGCTCAGCATCTCCAGTTTATACAGCCGACTTCAGCACGATTCAATGCAGAGATGTAAAGATGCCGTGAATAGACGGGTGGGACTGCAGGGAGTGGATGATATTTGTAATAACTTTCAGGAGAAGATTGGAGAACAGGTTAAGGAGCTTTTATGGAAGTGTAAAGCAGCAAATCAGGAGTTGGGTCAACAGGAATTGAAAAATCAATTTGACAAGATGTGGGAAGATACACTGTCTCAGCTGGAGTATCAGCCCTGCAGAGAAAGAAACATTGAACAGgagattgaagatgttctcagagaGGAAACAAAACCTCAAGGGAGGGTGATTAATGAAAGGCTAAAAGGTAAAAATCTCTGTGAACTGGGGACCCAGTACTTTCAGATTGAAGTGAAACACATCAATGCGTCATATTGGAGATGGGGTACAAGTAAACTCATTCCATCCAGATTGAAATCAGATCTCAATCAAGCAGCAATGATTACAAAGCTCATCGAGGATGAATGCAGACATTGGATCACTGACATCACAAAAAAGGACATGGATTATGACAATAAATATTGCATTGATCTTTTGAACATGATAGGGGGAAAAGTTGACAATATTTCACATCAATACGTTTCAATGTCTGAGGTTTTCAAGGCCGAGTTTAAACTTCACCTGTGTGGTTACGCTGCACCAAGATTCCAGGAGATGCACAGGAGGTTCATCGACAAACACGACCCACGGAAAAGACTGGAAAACATGAAAAGTAAATACTTTGATCTCTTTATGGATATTTACAGAGAGCAGGATGAGAACCTGAGACAAACAGAACGATTTGCACGATATTGTTTCTTGCCAGCTCTCCGAGACGCCACCCTCAAGACTCTCAGCGTGAACATCGTGGATGATATGAAAAAACATGACCCTGAGCGAAAGTACAGTCTCCGCAACAACTTCACTGTGGCCCTCCTGGTCCACCTGAAACAAACACATCAATTTGATGAATATCTCCGGTACATCAGAGACTTTGAGAATTTCGCCAAAGACTGGCTCCATCAGCAAGTTATTAAACACTGCGAGACAGAACGCGATGGAGAGAGCATATTTacccgtctggctaaagaaatcctcaCAGAGATCACTGGGCAAGCTAAGGACATTGTTCAGGATGCAGTGAAGCAGAActttgctggaaatgctcagagcTTCCTAAACACATTTGTTGAAAAGTTAAACACAAGAATCTCGATGCCCAAAGATGAGATGAAACTCATTCTGTTTCAGAGTGGCAGTGATGGCAAGAAATGTGCAGAAGCCATTCTGCCATgtattgaagaggtggagcagAAACTCCTCCGTGAGGTAAAAGGCTGGGACGTCAAAGCGAAGATTGAAGAATTATCCATGAAACCCAGGGAGGAGTTGTTCAAAGGGTTATTCAATTGTACAAAGAAATGTCCTTTCTGTGGGGTTTTCTGTGACTCAGAGACCCCGGTACACTCACAACACTCCAGTAAACAGCACAGACCTAGAGGACTCAACAGATGTCAATTGATAGACAGTGAACGTCTTGCAATGGGTATCTGCACAGCTTCAGTCACAAGTGATAGATCATTCCAAAATAAAGACACAAATTGGGAATTCCATCCCTACAAAGATTATCGAACAGTCAATGATTACTACAAATCCTGGATTATCCAACGGGAAATTTCCGCACAGGCAGCATCCTATTGGAAGAAGGTTTTCTACATTTTCAATCAGCAGTTTGCTGATGAATACGGAGCAAAGCCTGCAGAGATCGATGGAAGCTGGAACATTGACTGggaggtggtgagggaagaaatgGACAAGACGTATAATACAACCATTCAGTCTTGGTAA